Within the Acidobacteriota bacterium genome, the region CGGATCCGGTGCCGGCACGAGTCCGAGGAGCGCGCCGGCCGCTGCCGCCGCGAACAGCGCTCCGGAGGCCGCGGCCGAGAGCCGCAGAGATCCATGCCGGCCCGTGGCGAGCCGGCGCGACGCGTCGAGGGCGGCGAGCGCGGCGGCGAGCGGGTAGGCGGGCAGCAGGTAGATGTCTCTCTTCCCGGGGGAGATCGAAAAGAACGCGACGACGAACAGCAGGCCGGCGGCGAGCAGGACTCTCCCCGCCTTCGGCCCGTCCCCCCGGCGAAGCGCCCACATCGCGGGAATCACGAAGAGCACGGTGGGCTGCATGTCGTACAGGAGCGCCGCGCCGAGGTACCAGAAAGGCCTCCTGTGGTGCCATGGGTTCAGGTAGCGCACGGCCGTCTGGCGGAAGAGCAGATCGGAAAGCCACCGGCGCCCGGGATCGCCGGAAGCGGCTGCCCACAGGGCCGCGGGGACGAGCCAGGCGGCCACGACGGCCGCGAAGACCACCCAGGGGCCAACCTTCACCAGCGCGCGGAGACACGGGGGACGCCGCGCGGCGATCGCGCCCGCCGCGAAAGCCCCGAGCGGGACGAGCAATCCCACGGGACCCTTGGCCAGCGTCGCGAGGGCGAAGGCGAGAAAGGCCGCGTTCACCAGGGCCGGGCGCGGTCGGCGGTCCGGCGACAGGCCGCTCCCCTCCAAAAGGAGCGCGAATCCCCAACCCGTGAGCGCGCAGAGGACCATGTCGATCTGGCCGACGGTCGCCTGCGAGAAGGCCTGGTAGCTGCCGGCGAACATCGCCGCGGCGAGGAGCGGCGGCTCGCGCCGTCCTTCCGGATCGCATAGCCAGGCGATGCGCGCAGCCGCCAGCATGGCGAGCGGAGCCGCGAGGACCGAGGGGAGGACGGCGGCGGCCTGCCCCGGCCCTCCGGTGAGGAGCGAGGCCAGAACGATCAGCCACAGGAAGAGCGGCGGCTTTTCGGCATAGAGCTCGCCGTTGAGGTGGGGGGCGACCACCACGCCGGTTTCGATCATCTCCCGGGCGCTCAGGGCGTAGGTCGGCTCGTCCGGCGCCCAGAGGTCCCGCCGGCCCACGGCAGGGGCGGCGGCGGCGAGGAACAGGAGGGCCGCCAGCGCCGCCGCGCGGGCGGGGAAGGGCCTCGAGGGAGCCGCGCGGCCGGGAGGCTCCCCTTTCACCGCACTTGACCCCCGCGCCTCCGGGACCGAACGTCGAGAGCGGAGCCCTCCGCCCCGGGGGCCGGCGGCGGGGGGGTGGACGGGCCGCCCCGCCGTCCGGGAGACAGCCCCGTGAGAGAACGACGCCGCCAGCACAGGGAGTACGACGAGCCGCCGCGTCCCCGCTCCTCTTCCCTCGCGGAGATGCGCGTGGCGCTCGGCATGTCGCTCGACAGGATCCGCAACGCGGTCGAGGTCCTCGCCTGCCGGATGCTCGAGCAGAAGCTCGCCGCGTGTCCGGAGATCTGCCGCTGCCAGCAATGTGTCGAGGACATGTACTGCCTCGCGCTGAACCGGGTGCCCGCCCTCTACTACCACAGCACCTCCAGCTTCGCGCGCCGGCTCGAGGACCAGGGCCCTCCGACCGACATCCTGCAGGCCCTCGACCGGGCCATCGACCACGCGATCCTGAAGGTCGGAGAGAACCCGTCTCACGACTGACCGGCGCGACGCCGCGCCTGAGCCCGGGTTACGATGCGCCGATGAGACGCGCTCGGGATCCGGATGCCCTGGCCGCCTACCTCGAGGACGCGAGCCGAGCCCTGCACGGCCGCGCCGACGAGGTCGTCTGGCCCGAGAGCGCTGGCGAGGTCTCCGAGCTCCTGGCCGATTGCTGCGCGAAGGGGATCCCGGTGACCGTGTCGGGTGGCGGCACGGGCGTGACAGGCGGGCGCGTGCCGCTGGGTGGCGTCGTCCTCGCCACGGACCGTCTCCGGCGGTGCGGTCCGTTCCCTCCGGCCCGGGCCGGCGGCGAAGCCCTCGTCGAGGTCGGCGCGGGTGTCCCCCTTGCCGAGCTGCACGGGGAAGCCGAGCGAGCGGGGTGGTTCTACCCTCCGGATCCTACCGAGGAGGGCGCCTACCTCGGCGGGACCCTCGCGACGAACGCTTCCGGTGCCCGGAGCTTCCGGTTCGGCCCCACCCGGGCCTGGGTCCGGGCGGTGGAGGCGGTCCTTCCCGACGGGCGGATCGTCAGGCTGGCGCGCGGGCAGTCGGTCGCCCGCGGAGGTCGGCTCGAACTGCCGACCGTCTCGGGGGACCGGCTCGTGGTCCCGGCACCGAACTGGGCGCCTCCGAAGACGCGGAAAAACGCGGCGGGCTACCATCCGGGCCCGGACGCCGTGGACCTTCTCGTCGGGTCGGAGGGGACGCTGGCGGTGATCGTCAAGGCGACCGTCGCGCTGCGGCCCCGGCCGCCGGGCTGGATCACCGGCCTGTTGGCCTTTCCGAGCGAACGACAGGCCCTCGAGTTCGTGGCGGCGGCCCGGCGCGGAGAGGGTCGCGTCTCCCCGGCCTCCCTCGAGTTCCTGGACGCGGCGTCACTGCGGTTGCTGGCCCGGCGCGGCGAGCGCGTGCCCGAGGGGGCGGAGGCGGCGGTGGTCCTCGACGAACCGCTCCCGCGAGGGGGGCACGCGGAGGATCTCCTGGACCGGTACGCGGCGCTGGCCGACCGGCACGGCGCCTCGCCGGAATCGTGGCTCTCCGGCGAGGCGGAGGACCGCCGCCGGCTCCGAGCCCTGCGCCACGCCCTCCCCGCCGCGGTCAACGAGACGGTGACCCGGCGCGGCTTCGGCAAGCTCGGAACCGACACGGCCGTGCCTCCGGGACGTCTCCCCGGCCTGCTGGAACGCTACCGGCGGATCCTCGACGAAGCGGGGATGGAGTACGTGGTGTTCGGCCACGCCGGCGACGACCATCTCCACGTCAACCTGATCCCTTCCAGCGAACACGAGGCGGAAGCAGGCCGCAGGCTCCACGAGCGTCTCCTCGAGGCGGCGGTGGAGGTCGGCGGCACCGTGTCGGCCGAGCACGGCATCGGAAAGCTCCGGAGGCAAGCGCTCGCCCGGATGTACCCGCCGGAGGCGCTGGCCGCGATGAGGGCCACCAAGGCGGCGTTCGATCCCCAGGGGATCCTCGGCCGCGGCACGCTCTTCCCGCCGTGAGCGGCGCGCCGGCTCGGTACCTGCGCGCCGTGCGCGGCCGGCTCCTCACGCCCCTTCCCCAGGGGGGCGTCCGTGACGTCCGCGACGGCCTGCTCGTGTTCCGCCGGGACGGGACCATCGTGCATGCCGGCAAGGCCACCCGCACCTGGGCGCGGGCCGAGGCGATCGGGGGCGGAGCCCGAGCGATGGTGGTGGTTGCATTCTGGGATCCGCACGTGCATCTCCCGCAGCTCGAACTCGCGGGCCGCCACCGGGAACCGCTCCTGGCATGGCTCGAGCGCCGTGTGTTCCCGGCCGAGGCGGGCCTGCGGGACCCGCGCCGGGCGGCGCAGGCGGCCGAGCGTTTCTTCCGCGCGCTCGGGGAGGCGGGGACCGCGGGCGCCGGCGTCTTCGGCGCTCCGTTCCCCGCGGCGGCCGCTCCGGCGCTCGAAACGGCGGCGAAACGCCGGATTTCGGTGAGGCTCGGGCCCGCCCTGATGGATCTCGGCCCCCCGGAACTCGCCGGTGCGCGGGGACCGCTCCTCCAGGGCCTCCAGAGGCTCGCCGGGCGGTTCGGAACCGCGGTGGCCGTCGCCCCGCGCTTCGCTCTTTCCTGCAGCCGCGAGCTGCTGGCGGCCTGCGGGCGGATCGCGCGCGCCCGCCGCGCCTTCGTTTTCACCCACCTCGCCGAGACGCGGGATGAGGTGCGCGAGGTCGAGCGGCGGTTCGGGCGGTCCTACACCGAGGTGTACGACGAAGCGGGGCTGCTCGGGCCGCGGACCCTCCTGGGGCACGGAATCCATCTGTCGCGTGCCGAGTTGGCGCTGATCGCCCGCCGGCGATCGTGGCTCGTCCACTGCCCGACCTCGAACGAGGCTCTCGGCAGCGGCCGGATGCCGCTCGAGGAGATCCGGCGCGCTGGCGTGCGATGGTGCTTGGCGAGCGACGTCGGAGCGGGACCGGATCTGTGCCTGCTCGACGTGATCGAATCGTTCCTGCGCGTGCACAAGGGGCGCGCGCGGACGACCGCCGCCGAGGCCTACCGGCGCGCCACGATCGAGGCTGCGCGCGCGCTCGGCTTCCGCCGCCGGGGATCCCTCGTCCCCGGGTACCGGGCCGACTTCCTCCTGATCGATCATGCACCCCGCGGCGCGCGCAGCGCCGAGGGGCTGCTGCGCCGATGGCTGCACCGCGGCGCTCGAGGTCGATGGAACGAGATCGTCGGCCGCCTCCACCGTGACGGCCGGCCCGTCGGGGATCCCGGAAGCGAAGACCCCGGGCCGCAGCCCGGGGTCTCCACCGGTCGGGACCGCACTGGCTAGCGGATCTTCCGCAGCTCCACGCGGCGGTTGCGGGCCCGCCCCTCCTTCGTCTTGTTGTCGGCGATCGGCTTCTCTTCGCCGTAGCCGACGGCGGTGAGACGTTCGGGGGCCACGCCCTTGCTGATCAGATACTGGCGAACGGCCTCGGCCCGCTTTTGCGACAATCGCTTGTTGTACGCCGCCGAGCCGGTGGAATCGGTATGCCCGCCGATCTCCACCTTCACGTTCGGCCAATCCAGCAGCGACTCCGCCACGCGGTCGAGCACCTCGAGGGATGCGGGGCTCAGATCCGCCGAATTCACCTCGAAGAAGACGCCCTCGAGGACGAGGGTCTTGCGCCCCTTCTCGAACAGCGGAGGAGCCTTCTTCTCGCACCCCTCGGCGTCGACCTCGACGCCGGCCGCCGTGTTCGGGCACTTGTCCAGGCCGTCGGGGACGCCATCGCCGTCGCCGTCCATGGGGCATCCGGAGCTGTCGACCCGCGCGCCCTTCGGCGTGCCGGGACACCGGTCGAGACCGTCGAGCACGCCGTCGCCGTCGGAGTCGGAGGGGCAGCCGCGGTCGTCGACCGAGGCACCCTGCGGGGTGTCGGGGCACTTGTCGATCCCGTCGTACACGCCGTCGCTGTCGGAGTCGGAGGGGCAGCCGCGGTCGTCGACCGTGGCTCCCTGCGGGGTGCCGGCGCAGTCGTCCCGGCCGTCCGGAACTCCGTCGCCGTCGCTGTCGAGCGGGCAGCCGCCGTCATCGACGGGCCAGCCCTCCGGCGTGCCGGGACATTTGTCGATCCCGTCGGGAACTCCGTCGGCGTCCTCGTCCAGCGGACAACCGCGCTTGTCGACGATCGCGCCCATCGGGGTGGCGGGGCACTGGTCTCGACGGTCGTAGACGCCGTCGCCGTCGGTGTCCTCGGGTGGCGCGCCGACTCCCCAGTCGATGCCGAAGGTGAGGAGCGCGTTGGTCAGCCGCTTGCCCCCGAGTCCCGATTCGCCGATCGTTCGATCGGCCCGGGCCTCGAGGCGAAGGCTGGTCGTGTCGCCGGCCAGCCAGCGGAAGCCGAACCCGAGCGAACCGAAGGTGCGGTCGAACGAATCGACGGCCCCGAGGTCGACGTCGAGCAGTCCCCCTCCGAGCGTGGCGAACCAGGAGACATCGTCGTCGTACGGGCTGAAGTAGAAGTCGAAGCCGGTTCTCAGCGCCCACGTTCTCGCGTCGTCGGCCAGCGCGGGGGACGTGCCGATGTTCCCGTAGAGGCCGTCCACGAACCACGCGTAGTGCTCGCCGAACAGGCGGGCAGCGCGCAGGCCGAACATCGTCGATCGGTTGTCCAGCACCTGGGGCTCGCCGGAAAGCCCCGGGTCGGGACTCACGATGCCCATCTGCAGGCCGATCTCTCCCTCTCCGGCGAAGCCGGCCGCGGCGAAGGCGACCACCGCGAACGCGGCGGCCAGCCGGCGCGCCGCGGGGCGCCGATGCCCGTTCGTGTTCATCACCAGATCCTCCCTCGGCGGGCCCGCGCAGCCCCTCTCTCCAGAGGCGGCGCGGCGCGCGCCGGCCGGATCGCGGCGGCGGTCACCACCGGATCGCGGCGGCAGTATAGAGAAAGCAGCGGGCGGAGGGGAACCACCCTGGATGGATGGCGGGTCAGCGGAACGGCTCCGGGTCGCCGGCGCCCTCCCGCAGCAGCTCCGGCACGCCCGAGGTGAGGTCCACCATCGTCGACGACTCCACCCCGCCCCACCCGCAATCGAGGAACACGTCCACATGGCTCCGGAGGCGCCGTTCGATCTCGTCCGGGTCGGCCAGCGCGAACTCCTCCTCCGGCAGCCGGAGTGTGGTCACCATCAAGGCTCCGCCCGCCGCTCGGGCCAGCTCGCGCGGGACGGGGTGCTCCGGGACGCGCAGCCCGATCGTCGGCCGCCGGGCGAGCAGGATCCGCGGCACCTCGCGCGAGGCAGGCAGGACGAAGGTGTACGGACCGGGGAGAAAGCGCCGCAGGACTCGGTAGGCGTGGTTGTCGACGATGGCAAAGCGGGCCACGTCCGACAGGTCGGGGACGATCAGGCTGAACAGCTTCTTGTCGGCGTCGATCCGCTTGATCCGCGCGATCCGCTCGACCGCCGCCCTGGATCCCGGCAACGCGGCCAGCGCATACGCGCCGCCGGTGGGCACGATCACCACACCATGATCCGCGAGCACGTCCGCGGCGCGGGAGATGAAACGCCGCTGCGGGGTCACGGGATGGACGCGGAGCCGAATCATCGGAGCCCCCGC harbors:
- a CDS encoding OmpA family protein, producing the protein MGIVSPDPGLSGEPQVLDNRSTMFGLRAARLFGEHYAWFVDGLYGNIGTSPALADDARTWALRTGFDFYFSPYDDDVSWFATLGGGLLDVDLGAVDSFDRTFGSLGFGFRWLAGDTTSLRLEARADRTIGESGLGGKRLTNALLTFGIDWGVGAPPEDTDGDGVYDRRDQCPATPMGAIVDKRGCPLDEDADGVPDGIDKCPGTPEGWPVDDGGCPLDSDGDGVPDGRDDCAGTPQGATVDDRGCPSDSDSDGVYDGIDKCPDTPQGASVDDRGCPSDSDGDGVLDGLDRCPGTPKGARVDSSGCPMDGDGDGVPDGLDKCPNTAAGVEVDAEGCEKKAPPLFEKGRKTLVLEGVFFEVNSADLSPASLEVLDRVAESLLDWPNVKVEIGGHTDSTGSAAYNKRLSQKRAEAVRQYLISKGVAPERLTAVGYGEEKPIADNKTKEGRARNRRVELRKIR
- a CDS encoding FAD-binding oxidoreductase translates to MRRARDPDALAAYLEDASRALHGRADEVVWPESAGEVSELLADCCAKGIPVTVSGGGTGVTGGRVPLGGVVLATDRLRRCGPFPPARAGGEALVEVGAGVPLAELHGEAERAGWFYPPDPTEEGAYLGGTLATNASGARSFRFGPTRAWVRAVEAVLPDGRIVRLARGQSVARGGRLELPTVSGDRLVVPAPNWAPPKTRKNAAGYHPGPDAVDLLVGSEGTLAVIVKATVALRPRPPGWITGLLAFPSERQALEFVAAARRGEGRVSPASLEFLDAASLRLLARRGERVPEGAEAAVVLDEPLPRGGHAEDLLDRYAALADRHGASPESWLSGEAEDRRRLRALRHALPAAVNETVTRRGFGKLGTDTAVPPGRLPGLLERYRRILDEAGMEYVVFGHAGDDHLHVNLIPSSEHEAEAGRRLHERLLEAAVEVGGTVSAEHGIGKLRRQALARMYPPEALAAMRATKAAFDPQGILGRGTLFPP
- a CDS encoding threonylcarbamoyl-AMP synthase; translated protein: MIRLRVHPVTPQRRFISRAADVLADHGVVIVPTGGAYALAALPGSRAAVERIARIKRIDADKKLFSLIVPDLSDVARFAIVDNHAYRVLRRFLPGPYTFVLPASREVPRILLARRPTIGLRVPEHPVPRELARAAGGALMVTTLRLPEEEFALADPDEIERRLRSHVDVFLDCGWGGVESSTMVDLTSGVPELLREGAGDPEPFR
- a CDS encoding phospholipid carrier-dependent glycosyltransferase, which codes for MKGEPPGRAAPSRPFPARAAALAALLFLAAAAPAVGRRDLWAPDEPTYALSAREMIETGVVVAPHLNGELYAEKPPLFLWLIVLASLLTGGPGQAAAVLPSVLAAPLAMLAAARIAWLCDPEGRREPPLLAAAMFAGSYQAFSQATVGQIDMVLCALTGWGFALLLEGSGLSPDRRPRPALVNAAFLAFALATLAKGPVGLLVPLGAFAAGAIAARRPPCLRALVKVGPWVVFAAVVAAWLVPAALWAAASGDPGRRWLSDLLFRQTAVRYLNPWHHRRPFWYLGAALLYDMQPTVLFVIPAMWALRRGDGPKAGRVLLAAGLLFVVAFFSISPGKRDIYLLPAYPLAAALAALDASRRLATGRHGSLRLSAAASGALFAAAAAGALLGLVPAPDPGIRTAIRWLAPAAAVAAAAFLTAARRPSAARLGAGDAAVGAARRLEGSRPFWVLLRRKHLPSL